The following are encoded together in the Rhinopithecus roxellana isolate Shanxi Qingling chromosome 5, ASM756505v1, whole genome shotgun sequence genome:
- the ACOT2 gene encoding acyl-coenzyme A thioesterase 2, mitochondrial: MASSPAVLRASRLYPWSLKSWVQLLGSPQMKQVGRIIRVPARMAATLILEPADRCCWDKPVRIAVRGLAPEQPVTLRASLRDEKGALFQAHARYRADARGELDLERAPALGGSFAGLEPMGLFWALEPEKPLLRLVKRDVRTPLAVELEVLDGHDPESGRLLCRARQERDFLPPGVRRQPVRAGRVHGTLFLPPEPGPFPGIVDILGTGGGLLEYRASLLAGKGFAVMALAYYNYEDLPKTMDILHLEYFEEAVNYLLSHPEVKGPGVGLLGISKGGELCLSMASFLKGITAAVIINGSVANVGGTLHYKGESLPPVGVNRNRIKVTKDGYADIVDILNSPLEGPDQKSFIPVERAESTFLFLVGQDDHNWKSEFYANEACKRLQAHGRRKPQIICYAGAGHYIEPPYFPLCRASLHVLVGSPVIFGGEPRAHAMAQVDAWKQLQTFFHKHLGGQEGTIPAKL; the protein is encoded by the exons ATGGCCTCATCTCCTGCTGTCCTTCGAGCGTCCCGGCTGTACCCATGGAGCCTGAAGAGTTGGGTGCAGTTGCTGGGGTCTCCACAGATGAAGCAGGTTGGCCGAATCATTAGGGTTCCTGCTCGGATGGCAGCAACGCTGATCCTGGAGCCCGCCGACCGCTGCTGCTGGGACAAGCCGGTGCGAATCGCCGTGCGCGGCCTAGCTCCGGAGCAGCCGGTCACGCTGCGCGCGTCCCTGCGAGACGAGAAGGGCGCGCTTTTCCAGGCCCACGCGCGCTACCGCGCCGATGCCCGCGGCGAGTTGGACCTGGAGCGCGCGCCCGCGCTGGGCGGCAGCTTCGCGGGGCTTGAGCCCATGGGGCTGTTCTGGGCCTTGGAGCCCGAGAAACCCTTGCTGCGGCTGGTGAAGCGCGACGTGCGAACGCCCTTGGCCGTGGAGCTAGAGGTGCTGGATGGCCACGACCCCGAGTCCGGGCGGCTACTGTGCCGGGCGCGGCAGGAGCGGGACTTCCTCCCACCGGGGGTGCGGCGCCAGCCGGTGCGCGCGGGCCGGGTGCACGGGACTCTTTTCCTACCGCCAG AACCTGGGCCCTTTCCTGGGATTGTGGACATACTCGGAACTGGAGGTGGCCTGCTGGAGTATCGGGCTAGTCTGCTGGCTGGGAAGGGTTTTGCTGTGATGGCTCTGGCTTATTATAACTATGAAGACCTCCCCAAGACCATGGACATCCTCCATCTGGAGTACTTTGAAGAAGCCGTGAACTACTTGCTCAGTCATCCTGAG GTGAAAGGTCCAGGAGTTGGGCTGCTTGGAATTTCCAAAGGGGGTGAGCTCTGCCTTTCCATGGCCTCTTTCCTGAAGGGCATCACAGCCGCTGTCATCATCAACGGCTCTGTGGCCAATGTTGGGGGAACCTTACACTACAAGGGTGAGAGCCTGCCCCCTGTGGGCGTCAACAGAAATCGCATCAAGGTGACCAAAGATGGCTATGCAGACATTGTGGATATCCTGAACAGCCCTTTGGAAGGACCTGACCAGAAGAGCTTCATTCCTGTGGAAAGGGCAGAGAGCACTTTCCTGTTCCTGGTAGGTCAGGATGACCACAACTGGAAGAGTGAGTTCTATGCTAATGAGGCCTGTAAACGCTTGCAGGCCCATGGGAGGAGAAAGCCTCAGATCATCTGTTATGCAGGGGCGGGACACTATATTGAGCCTCCTTACTTCCCGCTGTGCCGGGCTTCCCTGCATGTCTTGGTGGGCAGTCCTGTTATCTTCGGAGGGGAGCCCAGGGCTCATGCCATGGCTCAGGTGGATGCTTGGAAACAACTCCAGACTTTCTTCCACAAACACTTGGGTGGCCAAGAGGGGACAATCCCAGcaaaactgtaa